A genome region from Mycolicibacterium litorale includes the following:
- a CDS encoding alpha/beta hydrolase, giving the protein MTVRPDTRYPGPTMWSRARWLLNAKPADHMLAMSVASASLPVVGKHLEPLGALAAMGVWGYRQIPELLSASAKSWFDPGNAEVRQRERDMTHAVSDAALRGVVPAADLAIEWPAPEKVPPLWKTFEHRRNVHKSSVRYGPLPSQLLDVWRPKKLPTEPAPVLLFVPGGAWVHGSRMLQGYALMSHLAEMGWVCLSIDYRVAPHHPWPAHLHDVKTAIAWARANVDKFGGDRNFVAIAGTSAGGHLAALAGLTINDPEMQCELPEGSDTSVDAVVGIYGRYDWEDRSTAERARFVDFLERVVVKRKMSRHPELFRKASPMAQVHSEAPPFLVIHGTGDSVIPVWQARTFVEKLRSKSRSAVSYMELPGAGHGFDMIDGARTGSMATAIGLFLNQIHRNRTLVGAREVI; this is encoded by the coding sequence ATGACGGTACGACCGGACACCCGGTATCCCGGTCCGACAATGTGGTCTCGCGCAAGGTGGTTGCTCAACGCCAAGCCTGCTGACCATATGCTCGCGATGAGTGTGGCCTCGGCATCGCTGCCGGTGGTCGGCAAGCACCTCGAACCCCTCGGCGCACTCGCCGCGATGGGGGTGTGGGGCTACCGCCAGATCCCTGAACTACTGTCCGCATCCGCCAAATCGTGGTTCGACCCCGGCAATGCCGAGGTTCGCCAGCGTGAGCGGGACATGACACACGCGGTGTCGGACGCGGCGCTGCGTGGTGTGGTGCCCGCAGCCGATCTCGCGATCGAATGGCCCGCGCCCGAGAAGGTGCCGCCGCTGTGGAAGACGTTCGAGCACCGCCGCAACGTGCACAAGTCCTCCGTGCGGTACGGACCGTTGCCCTCACAGCTGCTCGACGTGTGGCGTCCGAAGAAGCTGCCGACCGAACCGGCCCCGGTGCTGCTGTTCGTCCCCGGCGGGGCGTGGGTGCACGGCAGCCGCATGCTGCAGGGTTACGCGTTGATGTCGCACCTGGCCGAGATGGGCTGGGTCTGTCTGTCGATCGACTACCGGGTGGCGCCGCACCATCCCTGGCCGGCCCACCTGCACGACGTGAAGACCGCGATCGCGTGGGCGCGCGCGAACGTGGACAAGTTCGGTGGCGACCGCAATTTCGTTGCGATCGCGGGCACTTCGGCCGGCGGCCACCTCGCCGCGCTGGCCGGGCTGACCATCAATGACCCGGAGATGCAGTGCGAGCTGCCGGAGGGGTCGGATACCTCGGTGGACGCCGTGGTCGGCATCTACGGCCGGTATGACTGGGAGGACCGCTCGACCGCCGAGCGGGCCCGTTTCGTCGACTTCCTGGAGCGGGTCGTGGTGAAGCGCAAGATGTCCCGCCATCCCGAACTGTTCCGCAAGGCGTCGCCGATGGCGCAGGTGCACTCCGAGGCGCCGCCGTTCCTGGTCATCCACGGCACCGGTGACAGCGTGATCCCGGTGTGGCAGGCCCGCACGTTCGTCGAGAAGTTGCGCTCGAAATCGAGATCGGCGGTCAGCTACATGGAATTGCCCGGTGCCGGACATGGTTTCGACATGATCGACGGCGCCCGCACAGGGTCCATGGCAACCGCC
- a CDS encoding alpha/beta hydrolase, whose protein sequence is MVTPDFHPDLRKVARYIPRQVVTPVTLPVLRMVTRLQGKRTPQDVEELTLGSGVRVRLFRPTGVPVPAPALLWIHGGGYIIGTAAQDDELCRRFSRELGIAVVSVDYRLAPEHPYPTPVEDCYAALTWLARLPSVDPQRVAIGGASAGGGLAASLALMTRDRGEIEPVAQLLVYPMIDDRTVDRHGLDNPGHRLWNQASNRFGWSAYLADADRDVAVPARREDLAGLPPAWIGVGTLDLFHDEDLVYAERLRAAGVPCQVEVVQGAFHGFDGILPKADVSRAFFRSQCDTLRQAFTERQSRISASS, encoded by the coding sequence ATGGTGACGCCCGACTTCCACCCCGACCTCCGCAAGGTCGCCCGCTACATCCCGCGACAGGTGGTCACCCCGGTGACACTGCCGGTCCTGCGGATGGTGACGCGGCTGCAGGGCAAGCGCACGCCGCAGGACGTCGAGGAGCTCACGCTCGGCTCGGGCGTGCGCGTGCGGCTGTTCCGGCCGACCGGTGTGCCGGTACCCGCACCCGCGCTGCTGTGGATCCACGGCGGCGGCTACATCATCGGCACCGCGGCGCAGGACGACGAACTGTGCCGCCGGTTCAGCCGTGAACTCGGAATCGCCGTCGTCTCAGTCGATTACCGGCTGGCGCCCGAACACCCCTACCCGACACCCGTGGAGGACTGCTATGCCGCGCTGACGTGGTTGGCGCGGCTGCCGTCGGTGGATCCGCAACGCGTGGCGATCGGCGGCGCCAGCGCCGGCGGTGGGCTGGCGGCGTCGCTTGCTCTGATGACCCGCGACCGCGGTGAAATCGAGCCGGTGGCACAGCTTCTCGTGTATCCGATGATCGACGACCGCACCGTCGATCGTCACGGTCTGGACAACCCCGGCCACCGGCTGTGGAATCAGGCCTCCAACCGGTTCGGCTGGTCGGCCTATCTCGCCGACGCCGACCGCGACGTCGCGGTCCCGGCCCGCCGCGAGGATCTCGCCGGGCTGCCGCCCGCGTGGATCGGGGTCGGCACCCTGGACCTGTTCCACGACGAGGATCTGGTGTACGCCGAGCGGCTGCGTGCCGCCGGCGTGCCATGCCAGGTCGAGGTGGTCCAGGGCGCCTTCCACGGATTCGACGGGATCCTGCCGAAGGCCGACGTGTCGCGGGCGTTCTTCCGAAGCCAGTGCGACACCCTCCGGCAGGCCTTCACCGAACGTCAGTCGCGGATTTCGGCTTCGTCGTAG
- a CDS encoding APC family permease, with the protein MADQAVTPEKTPAQGVQRLKRNAVGTLGVIFMAVATAAPITAMVGNVPIAVGFGNGSHAPAGYLVATIVLGLFAIGYATMAKHITATGAFYGYISHGLGRIVGMASGLLITMAYIVFEASLIGIFAFFFKNFMSSQFGVDVHWIIPALLMLALNAILTYFDVNLTAKVLGVFLVTEIVMLALGALAVLFQGGGPEGFAVADTLNPIGAFTPAAIAGASAGLGLFFAFWSWVGFESTAMYGEESKDPKRIIPRATMIAVLGVGLFYVFVSWMAIAGTGPSKSLELAQDANTSSEIFFGPVRSTYGEWAITLFNILLVTGSFACGMAFHNCASRYLYALGREGLSSGLQKTLGATHHKHGSPYIASFVQSGIALVLILAFFAAGMDPYVHLYTLLAILGTMAILIVQSLCAFAVIAYFHFHKEHPSSAHWFKTFLAPLLGGIGMLYVVYLLWEHKESAAGTASGTLLFKLTPWIVVGIFVIGAALATYFKYRDARRYDLIGRIVYDEAEIRD; encoded by the coding sequence ATGGCGGATCAAGCCGTTACACCAGAGAAAACCCCAGCTCAGGGCGTGCAGCGACTGAAGCGCAACGCCGTGGGCACCCTCGGCGTGATCTTCATGGCGGTAGCGACCGCGGCGCCGATCACCGCAATGGTCGGCAACGTGCCGATCGCCGTGGGCTTCGGAAACGGTTCCCACGCCCCGGCCGGGTACCTCGTCGCAACCATTGTGCTCGGCCTCTTCGCGATCGGTTACGCGACGATGGCCAAGCACATCACTGCCACCGGCGCCTTCTACGGCTACATCAGCCACGGGCTCGGCCGCATCGTCGGCATGGCCAGCGGCCTGCTGATCACGATGGCCTACATCGTCTTCGAGGCGTCGCTGATCGGCATCTTCGCGTTCTTCTTCAAGAACTTCATGTCGTCACAGTTCGGCGTGGACGTTCACTGGATCATCCCCGCGCTGCTGATGCTGGCGCTCAACGCGATCCTGACCTACTTCGACGTCAACCTGACGGCGAAGGTGCTCGGCGTCTTCCTGGTCACCGAGATCGTCATGCTCGCCCTCGGTGCGCTCGCCGTGCTGTTCCAGGGCGGCGGCCCCGAGGGCTTCGCGGTGGCCGATACGCTGAACCCGATCGGCGCGTTCACTCCCGCCGCGATTGCCGGCGCCAGCGCCGGACTCGGCCTGTTCTTCGCGTTCTGGTCGTGGGTCGGTTTCGAGTCGACGGCGATGTACGGCGAGGAGTCCAAGGATCCGAAGCGGATCATCCCCCGCGCCACCATGATCGCCGTGCTCGGCGTCGGCCTCTTCTACGTCTTCGTGTCGTGGATGGCGATCGCGGGCACCGGGCCGTCGAAGTCGCTCGAACTCGCCCAGGATGCCAACACCTCGTCGGAGATCTTCTTCGGACCGGTGCGCAGCACCTACGGCGAGTGGGCGATCACGCTGTTCAACATCCTCTTGGTGACCGGTTCGTTCGCCTGCGGTATGGCGTTCCACAACTGCGCGTCGCGTTACCTGTACGCACTGGGGCGTGAGGGCCTGTCGAGCGGTCTGCAGAAGACGCTGGGCGCCACCCACCACAAGCACGGTTCGCCCTACATCGCCTCGTTCGTGCAGAGCGGTATCGCACTGGTGCTGATCCTGGCGTTCTTCGCCGCGGGTATGGATCCGTACGTGCACCTGTACACGCTGCTGGCGATCCTGGGCACCATGGCGATCCTGATCGTGCAGTCGCTGTGCGCGTTCGCCGTCATCGCCTACTTCCACTTCCACAAGGAACACCCGTCCAGCGCCCACTGGTTCAAGACGTTCCTGGCACCGCTGCTCGGCGGGATCGGCATGCTCTACGTCGTGTACCTGCTGTGGGAGCACAAGGAGTCGGCGGCCGGTACCGCTTCGGGCACACTGCTGTTCAAGCTCACGCCGTGGATCGTGGTGGGAATCTTCGTGATCGGCGCGGCGCTCGCCACGTACTTCAAGTACCGCGACGCGCGCCGTTACGACCTGATCGGCCGGATCGTCTACGACGAAGCCGAAATCCGCGACTGA
- a CDS encoding acyl-CoA dehydrogenase: MRGTALAITDDHTALADSVLGRLERSGSRAAARATLSDGPAHPPELWRAAADLGLPGLAVAEQFGGAGFGLSELAIVLEAQGRELTPGPFLPTVAAAVVLDRCAGDELRAELLPGLSSGTTVAALGLTGTCTAGADGSMTGEWPAVPGAPDADLLVLVAGDDVVVLDTHGEGVSVRTLDGIDTTRSVGAVTVRDVRISPARTLFGAAGPARTVLRVLGSAEAVGVGWACLDMALEYAKVREQFGRTIGTFQAVKHHAANMLVDIEQTTAAVWDAARADDLGSARFAAAVAASHAIRASVFLAQNNIQLHGGIGYTWEHDAHLYLRRARSLAAILGDGADPLVDIVAAQRTGQAHGATFALPAEAEEYRAAARDAAAEWRALPAERRRDFLVDSGYLVPHWPKPWGRAAGTLEQLVIEEEFRDVDIPDMGITGWVTLTIAQAGTDEQRARWVEPVLRGETMWCQLFSEPGAGSDAAAVRTAAKRVEGGWRVTGQKVWTSLAHMCQWGLATVRTDPDAPKHAGVTMMAIDMSADGVTVNPLRGITGDAHFNEVFFDDVFVPDADVVGEINRGWLVARATLGNERISIGGGSGAPTGFSADDLVTLLDSAPADVAAANVRRVGAVIAEAHTLRLLNLRRASRAIAGAEPGPEGNVTKLLVAEQSQRLTELGMDLAGTAAVVGHTPELTRTYLGNRAMTIAGGTSEITRNTIAERILGLPRDPLLR; encoded by the coding sequence GTGCGCGGAACCGCCCTGGCGATCACCGACGACCACACCGCCCTCGCCGATTCCGTTTTGGGCCGGCTCGAACGGTCGGGTTCCCGGGCCGCTGCCCGTGCCACCCTGAGCGACGGGCCGGCCCATCCTCCAGAGCTGTGGCGCGCAGCCGCTGACCTGGGCTTACCCGGTCTGGCGGTGGCCGAACAGTTCGGCGGCGCGGGGTTCGGTCTCTCCGAGCTGGCGATCGTGCTGGAGGCGCAGGGCCGCGAGCTGACCCCCGGCCCCTTCCTGCCCACTGTGGCGGCCGCCGTGGTGCTCGACCGGTGCGCCGGCGACGAGCTGCGCGCCGAACTGCTGCCCGGGCTCTCGAGCGGTACCACTGTCGCCGCACTGGGGCTGACCGGCACGTGCACCGCCGGTGCCGACGGATCGATGACCGGCGAATGGCCCGCGGTCCCGGGTGCGCCGGATGCCGACCTGCTGGTGCTGGTCGCGGGTGACGACGTGGTGGTGCTCGACACGCACGGCGAGGGCGTCAGCGTCCGGACGCTTGACGGGATCGACACCACCCGCAGTGTCGGCGCGGTCACCGTGCGCGATGTGCGCATATCGCCCGCCCGAACGCTTTTCGGGGCGGCAGGGCCGGCGCGGACCGTGCTGCGCGTCCTCGGCTCCGCCGAGGCGGTGGGCGTCGGGTGGGCGTGCCTGGACATGGCCCTCGAGTACGCCAAGGTCCGCGAACAGTTCGGCCGCACCATCGGCACCTTCCAGGCGGTCAAACACCACGCCGCGAACATGCTCGTCGACATCGAGCAGACCACGGCGGCCGTGTGGGACGCCGCGCGCGCTGACGACCTCGGCAGCGCACGGTTCGCCGCCGCCGTCGCCGCATCACATGCCATCCGGGCATCGGTTTTCCTCGCGCAGAACAACATTCAGCTACACGGCGGGATCGGATACACGTGGGAGCACGACGCCCACCTGTACCTGCGACGGGCGCGCTCATTGGCCGCGATCCTCGGCGACGGGGCGGATCCGCTGGTCGACATCGTCGCCGCCCAGCGCACCGGGCAGGCGCACGGCGCCACATTCGCGCTGCCCGCCGAAGCCGAGGAGTACCGCGCGGCCGCCCGCGACGCGGCCGCCGAATGGCGCGCCCTGCCCGCCGAACGCCGTCGCGACTTCCTCGTCGACTCCGGCTATCTGGTGCCGCACTGGCCGAAACCGTGGGGACGGGCCGCCGGCACCCTCGAACAACTCGTCATCGAGGAGGAGTTCCGCGACGTCGACATCCCCGACATGGGGATCACCGGATGGGTGACGCTCACGATCGCCCAGGCCGGCACCGACGAACAGCGCGCACGCTGGGTCGAACCGGTGCTGCGCGGAGAGACGATGTGGTGCCAGCTGTTCTCCGAACCGGGCGCCGGATCCGACGCCGCGGCGGTGCGGACGGCAGCCAAGCGGGTCGAGGGCGGGTGGCGGGTCACCGGCCAGAAGGTGTGGACGAGCCTGGCGCACATGTGTCAGTGGGGACTGGCGACCGTGCGCACCGATCCTGACGCGCCCAAACACGCGGGCGTGACGATGATGGCCATCGACATGTCCGCGGACGGCGTGACGGTGAACCCACTGCGCGGCATCACCGGCGACGCGCACTTCAACGAGGTGTTCTTCGACGACGTGTTCGTGCCCGACGCCGACGTGGTCGGTGAGATCAACCGCGGCTGGCTGGTGGCCCGCGCGACGCTGGGCAACGAGCGGATCTCGATCGGCGGCGGATCCGGCGCGCCGACCGGGTTCTCCGCCGACGACCTGGTGACACTGCTCGACAGCGCGCCGGCCGACGTCGCCGCCGCAAACGTGCGCCGCGTGGGTGCGGTGATCGCGGAGGCGCATACGCTGCGGCTGCTCAACCTGCGCCGCGCCAGCCGCGCCATCGCCGGTGCCGAACCCGGACCCGAGGGCAACGTCACCAAACTCCTGGTGGCCGAGCAGTCGCAACGGCTGACCGAGCTGGGGATGGACCTCGCGGGCACCGCCGCCGTGGTGGGCCACACCCCGGAGCTGACCCGCACCTATCTCGGCAACCGGGCGATGACGATCGCGGGCGGCACGTCGGAGATCACCCGCAACACGATCGCCGAGCGCATCCTCGGGCTGCCGCGCGACCCGCTGCTGCGGTGA
- a CDS encoding class-III pyridoxal-phosphate-dependent aminotransferase produces MYDYGTFSFESKTQVLDRAKAFWNPDKTQFWTDAGVDLVIDRREDYFLWDMSGRRLIDMHLNGGTYNLGHRNPEVMQAVSQGMEIFDVGNHHFPSVARTALAQRLVETAPDSISKVAFGSGGGEAIDIALKSARHATGRRKIVSIIKAYHGHTGLAVATGDERFAKLFLSDRPDEFIQVPFGDVAAMEKALSGNDVAAVIMETIPATYGFPLPPPGYLEAVFALTHKYGALYIADEVQTGLMRTGELWAITKHGIEPDILVTGKGLSGGVYPITAALLGERAAQWLDQDGFAHISTFGGAELGCVAAIKTLEITTRPEVRSMVHYIADIFDAGLRRIQADYPDWFIGIRQNGVVIGLEFDHPEGAKFVMRELYENGVWAIFSTLDPRVLQFKPGLLLGRDLCEDVLDRLEVAVGRAMTAARKGRP; encoded by the coding sequence GTGTACGACTACGGCACGTTCTCGTTCGAGTCCAAGACTCAGGTGCTGGATCGGGCGAAGGCGTTCTGGAATCCGGACAAGACCCAATTCTGGACCGACGCAGGCGTCGATCTGGTCATCGACCGCAGGGAGGACTATTTCCTGTGGGACATGAGCGGACGCCGGCTCATCGACATGCACCTCAACGGCGGCACCTACAACCTGGGCCACCGCAATCCCGAAGTGATGCAAGCCGTTTCGCAGGGCATGGAGATCTTCGACGTCGGTAACCACCACTTCCCGTCGGTCGCCCGCACCGCGCTGGCGCAGCGACTGGTGGAGACCGCACCCGATTCGATCAGCAAAGTGGCCTTCGGATCCGGCGGCGGCGAGGCCATCGACATCGCGCTCAAGAGCGCCCGCCACGCCACCGGACGCCGCAAGATCGTCTCGATCATCAAGGCGTACCACGGTCACACGGGCCTGGCCGTCGCGACCGGTGACGAGCGTTTCGCGAAGCTGTTCCTCTCCGACCGCCCCGACGAGTTCATCCAGGTGCCCTTCGGCGACGTCGCCGCGATGGAGAAGGCACTGTCGGGCAACGACGTCGCCGCGGTCATCATGGAGACGATCCCCGCGACGTACGGATTCCCGCTGCCCCCACCGGGTTACCTCGAAGCGGTCTTCGCGCTGACCCACAAGTACGGCGCCCTGTACATCGCGGACGAGGTGCAGACCGGGCTGATGCGCACCGGTGAACTGTGGGCCATCACCAAACACGGCATCGAACCCGACATCCTGGTCACCGGCAAGGGGCTGTCCGGCGGCGTCTACCCGATCACCGCGGCGCTGCTGGGTGAGCGCGCCGCGCAGTGGCTCGACCAGGATGGATTCGCCCACATCTCCACCTTCGGCGGCGCCGAACTGGGCTGCGTCGCGGCGATCAAGACCCTCGAGATCACCACCCGGCCCGAGGTGCGGTCGATGGTGCACTACATCGCCGACATCTTCGACGCCGGGCTGCGCCGCATCCAGGCCGACTACCCGGACTGGTTCATCGGCATCCGGCAGAACGGCGTGGTGATCGGGTTGGAGTTCGACCACCCCGAGGGCGCGAAGTTCGTGATGCGCGAACTCTACGAGAACGGGGTGTGGGCGATCTTCTCGACGCTGGATCCCCGTGTGCTGCAGTTCAAACCGGGCCTGCTGCTCGGCCGCGACCTGTGTGAGGACGTGCTGGACCGGCTCGAGGTCGCGGTGGGCCGGGCGATGACCGCAGCCAGGAAGGGACGACCGTGA